The Apium graveolens cultivar Ventura chromosome 3, ASM990537v1, whole genome shotgun sequence sequence AATGTAGCCGTTTAAGTCAGTGAGTGGGTGGTGGGGACTGGGGTGGGGCATTGCCAGATTGATAGTGTTTTTTCTATAAATTTgaaaatttaattattatatgaCAGAAGACAGAAAGACATGCAGGGGAATTTGAGTTTTTAAAATTTCTGCACATAGACCAATGTGATTTTTTATAAGTCTTTTTTACCGATTTTActattttatgaaaatatttataaaactatGGTGTAACCAAAATCAAACACATATGTAAATAGTTGCATCGAATTTTTTAGATGCATTCGAGGTTATATCCGGTTATAGCAGAAAAACcgtttttttttataaaaaaataaaaaaaatcgtCTTTTTGcaagaaaaaatttaaaaatgttTTTTATTTTTGCAAATTTGTTTGAACTCGGATgttttgcaaaaaaaaaaatcCTGTATTAGTACTTTTTTTGCTAAATCACACAAATTGTACTTAATTGTAAgtttttttttgccaaatttatTGTGAGAAATTAGGAGAAGATTGATGTGAATCTGGACCTTCGTTAATTGAAAATAGAGTACAAGATAGATAGATCCATGTGGTTTCTGGGCTTGTTTGGAATCTTGTGGTTAGCTACTAATCACTGTTCATTATTTGTTTGAAATGGTTCGGAGTTCGGACAGAATGAGATGTCTTGCACTCAAACATGTAACGGTAGGATTCCATTCTAAGAATAAACAACTGCTCTCTTTTGTGGTACTTGTGTCATTGTGTCAATATTGATCATGATATGATCCGGGGAATCACAATATGATTCTATTTACATTCTTGTATAAAAAATTTATCCTGATTTGAAATCTCTTGATCCAGATTACACTTAAAACAATTAGACCAATTTTTATCGGTGTTTGTACTGGTTTGGTTACTGTTGCTAATACTACTTAGGAATTTTAAGGATGAAACTGATGACTGATCCCCCTTTTTTCCCCATGTAAAGTGATGCAACAAAAATAAACAAATGCTCTCATATGTAAGACTAATACATAACAAACTTCACCCTTGTCAAGTATTGTCGATTACATTCATTAATCAAAAGTAGCATCCTTTTGAAGGCTTGCTAAAACTAGTACACATCCAAGTAGCAGTAACATCTGAAATGTATATATAACACAGGAATTTGAGAAATAAACTGTGGGTTGCACTGATCATGGATACCAGTGGTATGGCACAATTCAGATTTGTCAATGTTGAGATAAGTTTGTTTCATGCAATGAGAAATTTGATTCCGCAAGAAAATGCACACAGGATTAGTCCAATCAGTGCCCCGAAACTGTACATCCTGCACATCAGAATTCCCCATCCGATTAAATTTGGCTTATCATAGAAATGCATTACACACGAAGAAGCCCTACTCCTACTAGATTCCCTTAAATATTTACTAAATCAGAAGATTACTGATAATCATTCAGTGTTTAGAATTAGCATAGTGCAACATTCAACGGATTAAGTTATAGTTCTACAGAATAGTGTGGAAAAAGATATACACAAAATTCTAGCAACAATTCCATTACCAAAACCAATCAGAGACTCACTAGTCTAAGCACAGATCAATTTATTTAACTAAGAACCTCTAAGCTCTAGCAACAACAGAACACGTGTTCTGGACAACCTAAATGGCACTTCAGATTTCAGAACACATATGAGGGAGTACTAACAAGTCTAATCAGAAACAGAACTTATAATGTTGAGGTTTTTGCACTATACCATAGATGGTGATCAAAGTTGAAGTCTAAGTAGAACACACCGCAAGTCTTGCAAAATTCTTACCCCGGAGAGATGCAGGAATCACATATCGAATATAAAATATAAGACCATTTATTACAATTGCAAAACACATTCCTACTGTTTTCTGAACTTCACAACTTATTTAATGGTAGACAATGAGAATCAACTTTAACTAAGCTTGGTCTCTGTTTTGACGAGGCAGGCAAAGTAGTTTTTGAGTCAACTAATAACTCATCCAATATTGCGCGGGTTACTAAATAGCTAGTAGCTAAACCTCATTCTTTGTGATATTTCAGGGCCACATCATAATTTCCAGTTTAAATAAAAACTTAATCGAGGTACCCTTATTTTGGTGTTTTCGTATTTTGAATTGATATTGCAACACTAAACTAAACAGGCTGGACATCCATATCATATAGATGTTTGTCCTCATCTCTATAACAATTGTCAAAGGCTAATCGATTACTATGTGTAACACTAGCTAAGCAGTGCATTCACTTAAGTAAAAGAAATAGCCTGTTAGGATTAGGAACACTATCCATCATCCAACATATATCGAAATATGGAGTCATCAGAAACAAGAGGATACATTTTTAATTACACAGACAGATGTTATTAAGACATACCCAACCGAGAGACGCTTCTTAGGATCGCCAGTGGAGTATCCTTTGAAATAGAAAAAACGACCAACAATATAAACAACACCAAGAACTGAGGAGATAATAGGGTGCTTAATCCCTCCCAGAGTCATGAATGTTAAGAACATAGGCATCCACTCCAGGGAGTTCTGGTGACCTCTCTGCATCATTTAACACAATATAACGACCCTATGAGAAAATCCAAGAAGTAGAATATTAATGTTGAAAAGCAGCAAGTATACAAGATATACCTGAACACAGTTGAAGAGATTAGCATTCTCATTTTCAGATTCTAAAGCATACATAGCGGGTAGAGCGACCTTATACCTGAATTTTGTTCACAATGTCACATTTATACATTGTCGACTAAAAATATAAACCAAAACCTCAAATAGAAATCTGCAGTACAGCAGCAGTACTTACTTTTTGCGGGCTTTGCCAACTTGAGCAGCCATCCAGAAATTAAGAAAGCCGGAGATTGCAACAAGTATAATCACAAAACCATATTCTCTTGGCAACATAGCAACTCCGATTGTGAACTCCATTAGTCTGATAAATTGGTAATGAACGTCAGCTAAATGTTTTTCCGAAGTTTTGTA is a genomic window containing:
- the LOC141710847 gene encoding uncharacterized protein LOC141710847 encodes the protein MEFTIGVAMLPREYGFVIILVAISGFLNFWMAAQVGKARKKYKVALPAMYALESENENANLFNCVQRGHQNSLEWMPMFLTFMTLGGIKHPIISSVLGVVYIVGRFFYFKGYSTGDPKKRLSVGMYSFGALIGLILCAFSCGIKFLIA